A window of the Oscillospiraceae bacterium NTUH-002-81 genome harbors these coding sequences:
- the ftsH gene encoding ATP-dependent zinc metalloprotease FtsH, translating to MDNNNNRKNSPGGGRNPKNRTNMLIFMILAVIVLSSMYFMRSIYSDATEQEVPYSEFVELVKDGKVDSVVMKSDRITFEMKEDADKKEVSGLSGAQVTYYTGVFPDEDLKNMLAEYGVTTYSREVPDTTGAVLYSILSYLIPIVLMVGAYVFIMGRMSRGGGMMGVGKSKAKVYMQKETGVTFKDVAGQDEAKESLQEVVDFLHNPGKYTKIGAKLPKGALLVGPPGTGKTLLAKAVAGEANVPFFSLSGSDFVEMFVGVGASRVRDLFEEAKKMAPCIIFIDEIDAIGKRRDSGLGGGNDEREQTLNQLLSEMDGFDTSKGLLILAATNRPEVLDQALLRPGRFDRRVIVDKPDLKGRVNILKVHSKDVHLDETVDLEAIALATSGAVGSDLANMINEAAILAVKDGRNMVSRKDLFEAVEVVLVGKEKKDRILSKEERRIVSYHEVGHALVSALQKDSEPVQKITIVPRTMGALGYVMNVPEEEKYLNTEKEIRAMLVEFVAGRAAEEIVFDTVTTGAANDIEKATRIARAMVTQYGMSPKFGLIGLETVENQYLSGRTVLNCSDEMAAEVDREVMQILKDSYAEAKRLLTENREALDKIAAFLIEKETITGKEFMEIFHQVRGDQPESTEGEKSRISEKQIGLPEAAESVKTEEPAAAGETAVTGEETAEHVAETDVARAEIAEGAEAEQAAAKAETEDVE from the coding sequence ATGGATAATAATAACAACAGGAAAAACAGTCCCGGCGGGGGCCGTAATCCGAAGAATAGAACGAATATGCTCATATTCATGATCCTGGCAGTGATCGTGCTGTCATCCATGTACTTTATGCGCAGTATTTATTCTGACGCCACAGAACAGGAGGTTCCCTATTCCGAGTTCGTGGAACTGGTGAAGGACGGCAAGGTGGACAGTGTCGTCATGAAGTCTGACCGGATCACCTTTGAGATGAAGGAGGATGCGGATAAGAAGGAAGTCTCCGGGCTGTCCGGTGCCCAGGTGACATATTACACCGGTGTTTTCCCGGATGAGGATTTGAAAAATATGCTGGCGGAGTATGGTGTGACGACTTACTCCAGGGAGGTGCCGGATACAACGGGCGCTGTGCTGTACAGTATCCTGAGTTATCTGATCCCTATCGTTCTTATGGTGGGCGCATATGTGTTTATCATGGGCCGTATGTCCAGAGGCGGCGGTATGATGGGCGTCGGCAAGAGCAAGGCGAAGGTTTATATGCAGAAGGAGACCGGTGTGACGTTCAAGGACGTAGCCGGTCAGGACGAGGCCAAGGAATCCTTACAGGAAGTAGTTGATTTCCTGCATAACCCCGGAAAATATACAAAGATCGGTGCCAAGCTGCCCAAGGGCGCGTTGCTGGTGGGCCCTCCGGGAACCGGTAAGACGTTGCTGGCAAAAGCGGTGGCAGGAGAAGCAAACGTGCCCTTCTTTTCCCTGTCCGGTTCTGATTTCGTGGAAATGTTTGTGGGTGTGGGTGCGTCCCGTGTCCGCGACCTGTTTGAGGAAGCCAAGAAGATGGCGCCCTGTATCATTTTTATTGATGAGATCGATGCCATCGGCAAACGCCGCGACAGTGGACTGGGCGGCGGCAATGATGAGCGGGAGCAGACGCTGAACCAGCTGCTGTCCGAGATGGATGGTTTTGATACGTCCAAGGGGCTGTTGATCCTGGCGGCAACCAACCGGCCGGAGGTGCTGGATCAGGCGTTGTTGCGACCGGGCCGTTTTGACCGGAGAGTTATCGTGGACAAGCCGGATCTGAAAGGCCGTGTGAATATCCTGAAAGTGCATTCCAAGGATGTTCATCTGGATGAGACTGTCGATCTGGAAGCAATCGCGCTGGCAACCAGCGGTGCGGTGGGTTCCGATCTGGCCAATATGATCAATGAAGCTGCCATTCTGGCAGTCAAGGACGGAAGAAACATGGTTTCCCGGAAGGATCTGTTCGAGGCCGTGGAAGTCGTTCTCGTTGGTAAGGAGAAGAAAGACCGGATCCTCAGCAAGGAAGAGCGCCGCATCGTTTCCTACCACGAAGTGGGACATGCGCTGGTCAGCGCCCTGCAGAAGGATTCCGAGCCGGTACAGAAGATCACCATCGTGCCCCGTACCATGGGCGCTCTGGGCTATGTGATGAACGTGCCGGAGGAAGAAAAGTATCTGAACACGGAGAAAGAGATCCGTGCTATGCTGGTGGAATTTGTGGCGGGCCGTGCGGCGGAGGAGATCGTTTTTGATACGGTAACCACCGGTGCAGCCAATGATATCGAGAAGGCCACCCGGATCGCGCGGGCCATGGTGACCCAGTACGGTATGTCGCCGAAATTTGGCCTGATCGGTCTGGAGACGGTGGAGAACCAGTATCTGTCCGGCAGAACCGTGCTCAACTGCAGCGATGAGATGGCGGCAGAGGTTGACCGGGAAGTCATGCAGATCCTGAAGGATTCCTACGCGGAGGCCAAACGGCTTCTGACGGAGAACCGGGAAGCACTGGACAAGATTGCGGCATTCCTGATTGAGAAAGAAACCATCACCGGCAAAGAATTTATGGAGATCTTCCATCAGGTGCGCGGCGACCAGCCAGAGAGCACAGAAGGGGAGAAATCCAGAATCTCCGAGAAGCAGATTGGATTGCCGGAGGCTGCGGAGTCAGTCAAGACAGAGGAACCCGCTGCGGCAGGTGAGACTGCTGTGACAGGCGAAGAAACAGCAGAACACGTTGCAGAGACGGATGTTGCCAGAGCAGAGATAGCTGAAGGAGCAGAAGCTGAGCAGGCTGCAGCGAAAGCAGAGACAGAGGACGTTGAGTAG
- a CDS encoding MgtC/SapB family protein — protein sequence MEKMAWISYLRELNVLSLTLRIVLAVFCGGIIGYERGKHQEAAGFRTHILVCVGSACTMLVGQYMVTVLGQNTDPARIGSQVVSGIGFIGAGTIILNSRHQIKGVTTAAGLWASAAMGLAVGVGFYECAIIMCIVLHFTLKRLNQMDDQYVKLTTDARIYMEYEKDFHFSQVVRALRENGWRIVFLEPVTEESAVGASVQFIMRGEEDKGVSKEEMLEKIRKMQDIWYIEEL from the coding sequence ATGGAGAAAATGGCCTGGATTTCTTATCTTCGGGAATTAAATGTGCTGTCACTGACGCTGCGTATCGTGCTGGCAGTGTTTTGCGGTGGAATCATCGGTTATGAGCGGGGAAAACATCAGGAGGCAGCGGGGTTTCGTACCCATATCCTCGTCTGTGTGGGTTCTGCCTGCACCATGCTGGTGGGACAGTACATGGTGACGGTGCTGGGACAGAATACCGATCCGGCCCGTATCGGCTCCCAGGTGGTAAGCGGCATCGGTTTCATCGGCGCGGGTACGATCATTCTCAACAGCCGCCACCAGATCAAGGGCGTGACGACGGCGGCAGGCCTCTGGGCGTCTGCTGCCATGGGGCTGGCTGTGGGTGTGGGCTTTTATGAGTGCGCCATCATCATGTGCATCGTTTTGCATTTTACGCTGAAACGGCTGAACCAGATGGACGATCAGTATGTCAAGCTGACGACAGATGCCAGGATTTACATGGAATACGAGAAAGATTTCCATTTCAGTCAGGTGGTCCGTGCCTTGCGGGAAAACGGCTGGCGGATCGTATTTCTGGAGCCGGTAACGGAGGAAAGCGCCGTGGGCGCATCCGTGCAGTTTATCATGCGCGGGGAGGAAGACAAAGGCGTTTCCAAAGAAGAAATGCTGGAAAAAATCCGCAAAATGCAGGATATCTGGTATATAGAAGAGCTGTAG
- a CDS encoding MATE family efflux transporter: MELRFSNQDLKKLIIPLVIEQVLAISVGVADTVMVSHVGEAAVSGVSLVDMINVLCIQLFAALGTGGAVVCAQFIGQKRKEPACQSADQLILISAVISVMAMAVCLAFGEPIIRLAFGKIDADVMENARIYLMITSLSFPFVAVYNSCAALFRAMGNSRISMLTSLVMNIINISGNAILIFGLHCKVEGVAIPSVVSRAVAAVIMLLLIRNPKLPVHTGRKICLRFERKMIGRILGIGVPSGMESCFFNLGKIVVLSIISAFGTTQIAANAVANNVDNVCCIPGNAMGLAMITVIGQCVGAGDVEQVKYYTKKLMKITYVTMSSLIIVILLSQPLIFRMYNLSPETMALAKILMSMHNITALFLWPLAFTFPNMLRSCNDVAYTMVVSIVSMCVGRILFGFILGKYMGYGAIGVCAAMLLDWVFRLTFFLIRYFRGNWKKTMFRYAG, translated from the coding sequence TTGGAACTGCGATTTTCAAATCAGGATCTGAAAAAGCTGATCATTCCGCTGGTCATCGAGCAGGTGCTGGCGATCTCGGTGGGCGTGGCCGACACGGTCATGGTATCCCATGTGGGCGAGGCGGCGGTGTCCGGGGTGTCTCTGGTGGACATGATCAATGTCCTGTGTATCCAGCTGTTTGCAGCACTGGGTACCGGCGGCGCGGTGGTGTGCGCTCAGTTTATCGGACAGAAGCGCAAAGAACCGGCCTGCCAGTCCGCAGATCAGCTTATTCTTATCTCCGCAGTCATCAGTGTGATGGCCATGGCGGTCTGCCTGGCTTTTGGCGAGCCCATCATTCGGCTGGCTTTTGGAAAAATTGATGCAGATGTGATGGAAAATGCCAGAATTTATCTCATGATCACCAGTCTGTCTTTCCCGTTTGTGGCCGTTTATAACTCCTGTGCTGCGCTGTTTCGGGCCATGGGTAATTCCCGGATCTCCATGCTGACCTCCCTGGTGATGAACATCATCAACATCAGCGGCAATGCCATCCTTATCTTTGGCCTGCACTGTAAGGTGGAGGGCGTGGCTATTCCCTCAGTGGTTTCCCGGGCGGTGGCGGCGGTCATCATGCTGCTCCTTATTCGCAATCCAAAGCTGCCGGTACATACAGGCCGGAAAATCTGCCTGCGCTTTGAACGGAAAATGATCGGCCGGATCCTGGGCATCGGCGTGCCCAGCGGCATGGAGAGCTGTTTTTTTAATCTGGGAAAGATCGTGGTGCTGTCCATCATCTCTGCCTTTGGCACAACACAGATCGCAGCCAATGCGGTGGCAAACAATGTGGACAACGTATGCTGTATTCCGGGAAATGCCATGGGGCTTGCCATGATCACCGTCATTGGGCAGTGCGTGGGTGCCGGGGATGTGGAGCAGGTAAAATATTACACGAAAAAGCTGATGAAAATCACCTATGTTACCATGTCGTCGCTGATCATTGTGATCCTGTTGTCCCAGCCGCTGATCTTCCGCATGTATAACCTCTCTCCGGAAACCATGGCGCTGGCGAAAATCCTCATGAGCATGCATAACATCACGGCGCTGTTTCTTTGGCCGCTGGCGTTTACTTTTCCCAACATGCTCCGCTCCTGCAACGATGTGGCCTACACCATGGTCGTTTCCATCGTGTCCATGTGCGTCGGGCGGATTTTGTTCGGATTTATCCTGGGAAAATATATGGGCTACGGTGCCATCGGCGTGTGCGCGGCCATGCTTCTGGACTGGGTGTTCCGCCTGACCTTTTTCCTCATCCGGTATTTTCGGGGCAACTGGAAGAAAACCATGTTCCGGTATGCGGGGTAA
- the guaA gene encoding glutamine-hydrolyzing GMP synthase produces MNKEMVIVLDFGGQYNQLVARRVRECNVYCEIYSYRTDIEKIKAMHPKGIILTGGPNSCYEPDSPTYTEELFKLGIPVLGLCYGAQLMSHVLGGKVERAEVREYGKTKVLIDKKTSKVFEGVSPETICWMSHFDYISKIAPGFEITAHTADCPVAAAENEAEKLYAIQFHPEVLHTAEGTKMINNFVKNVCACAGDWKMDAFVEHTVKEIREKVGDGRVLLALSGGVDSSVAAGLLSRAIGKQLTCVFVDHGLLRKNEGDEVENVFGPNGQFDLNFIRVNAQERYYKKLAGVTEPEAKRKIIGEEFIRIFEEEAKKIGAVDFLAQGTIYPDVVESGLGGESAVIKSHHNVGGLPKNVDFKEIIEPLRDLFKDEVRKAGLELGIPEKLVFRQPFPGPGLGIRIIGEVNAEKVRIVQDADYIYREEVDKAAEAYKKEHGIAPAWMPNQYFAALTNMRSVGVMGDERTYDYAVALRAVNTIDFMTAESAEIPFAVLQTVMSRIINEVRGVNRVFYDLTSKPPGTIEFE; encoded by the coding sequence GTGAATAAGGAAATGGTGATCGTGCTTGATTTCGGCGGGCAGTACAACCAGCTGGTTGCCAGACGTGTCAGAGAATGTAACGTATACTGCGAAATATATTCTTACAGAACCGATATAGAGAAGATCAAAGCAATGCATCCCAAGGGAATTATCCTGACAGGAGGACCAAACAGCTGCTATGAGCCGGATTCACCGACTTACACAGAGGAGCTTTTCAAACTGGGGATTCCGGTGCTTGGTCTCTGCTATGGCGCACAGCTGATGTCTCATGTACTTGGCGGAAAAGTAGAGCGCGCAGAAGTAAGAGAGTATGGAAAGACAAAAGTTCTGATTGATAAAAAGACATCCAAGGTATTCGAGGGGGTATCTCCTGAGACTATCTGCTGGATGAGCCATTTTGACTACATTTCCAAAATCGCGCCCGGCTTCGAGATCACAGCCCATACGGCGGACTGCCCGGTGGCAGCCGCTGAAAATGAGGCAGAGAAGCTGTATGCGATCCAGTTCCATCCGGAAGTACTTCACACCGCAGAAGGCACGAAGATGATCAATAACTTCGTAAAAAATGTCTGTGCATGTGCAGGCGACTGGAAGATGGACGCCTTTGTAGAGCATACAGTAAAAGAAATCCGGGAGAAAGTCGGAGACGGCCGGGTACTTCTTGCCCTGTCCGGCGGTGTGGATTCTTCCGTTGCAGCGGGCCTTCTTTCCCGGGCCATCGGAAAACAGCTGACCTGTGTATTTGTGGATCATGGCCTCCTTCGTAAAAATGAAGGCGACGAAGTGGAAAACGTATTTGGCCCCAATGGACAGTTTGACCTGAATTTTATCCGTGTCAACGCACAGGAGAGATATTACAAGAAACTGGCCGGTGTCACCGAGCCGGAGGCAAAACGGAAAATCATCGGCGAAGAATTCATCCGTATTTTTGAGGAAGAGGCAAAGAAGATCGGCGCTGTGGATTTCCTGGCGCAGGGAACCATTTACCCGGATGTGGTAGAGAGCGGTCTTGGCGGAGAATCTGCGGTGATCAAATCCCATCACAATGTGGGCGGCCTTCCGAAGAATGTTGATTTCAAAGAAATCATCGAGCCCCTTCGTGATCTGTTCAAAGACGAAGTGCGCAAAGCAGGTCTGGAGCTTGGCATCCCGGAGAAACTGGTATTCCGTCAGCCCTTCCCCGGTCCGGGGCTTGGCATCCGCATCATCGGCGAAGTAAATGCAGAAAAAGTGCGGATCGTACAGGATGCAGATTACATCTACCGTGAGGAAGTTGATAAAGCAGCGGAAGCCTATAAGAAAGAGCATGGCATCGCTCCCGCATGGATGCCGAACCAGTATTTCGCAGCCCTCACCAACATGCGTTCCGTTGGCGTTATGGGTGACGAGAGAACCTACGATTACGCCGTGGCACTGCGTGCCGTCAACACCATCGACTTTATGACTGCTGAGTCTGCTGAGATTCCCTTCGCAGTTCTTCAGACGGTGATGAGCAGGATCATCAATGAGGTGAGAGGGGTCAATCGAGTATTCTATGATCTCACCAGCAAGCCGCCGGGAACGATTGAGTTTGAGTAA
- a CDS encoding DUF262 domain-containing protein, whose translation MKINGVIAMLKKKAPKIIQINDILQWYDNGELELSPKYQRNSVWNEKAKSYLIDTILRGLPIPPIFMRQAIDVATKKTYREIIDGQQRLRAITEFVDNKFSISKSHNEEFGGMYYKDLDEDVQEQFLDYDLFVEVISEKDDTVIYDMFARLNTNNCVLNRQEIRNSKFWGEFKVAAYNTAAEYRDIFYNNKIFTDKQFSRMDDVELVSMLLNIFINGIDSDTPTSIDRLYGKFDKSFDDYETIKPKFDLTMKVINSIYEYLNGNIHCFSGKQYFYTLFAALVHQLYGLPVLDAPRKSEYSSEHISEHMPCLLDRLAQFENHFERCIIDKASWYDMYVEFTEFEKLHRTRTTNKTERFERVKFLSNYIAGDL comes from the coding sequence ATGAAAATCAATGGGGTCATAGCTATGCTCAAAAAAAAAGCACCTAAAATAATTCAAATCAATGATATTTTACAGTGGTATGACAATGGGGAATTAGAATTATCTCCGAAATATCAGCGCAATAGCGTTTGGAACGAAAAGGCAAAATCATACTTAATTGATACTATTCTTCGAGGTTTGCCTATTCCTCCAATCTTTATGCGACAAGCAATAGATGTTGCCACAAAAAAAACTTATAGAGAAATCATTGACGGCCAACAACGATTACGTGCTATTACGGAATTCGTTGATAATAAATTTTCAATTTCAAAATCTCACAATGAAGAATTTGGCGGAATGTATTATAAAGATTTAGATGAAGATGTCCAAGAGCAATTTTTAGATTATGATTTGTTTGTAGAAGTAATTAGTGAAAAAGATGATACCGTTATTTATGATATGTTTGCACGTTTAAACACGAACAATTGCGTATTAAATCGCCAAGAAATCCGAAACTCAAAATTCTGGGGCGAATTTAAAGTCGCTGCATACAATACGGCTGCAGAATATCGTGATATTTTTTACAATAACAAAATTTTTACCGACAAACAGTTTTCTAGAATGGATGATGTTGAATTAGTTTCAATGTTATTGAATATTTTTATTAATGGTATTGATTCCGATACTCCTACAAGCATAGACAGGCTTTACGGCAAATTTGATAAATCTTTTGATGATTATGAAACCATTAAGCCCAAATTTGATTTAACAATGAAGGTAATAAATTCTATCTATGAATACCTTAATGGCAACATTCATTGTTTTTCTGGAAAACAATATTTTTATACCCTTTTTGCTGCATTAGTCCATCAATTATATGGATTGCCAGTCTTAGATGCACCTCGCAAATCCGAATATTCAAGTGAACACATAAGCGAACATATGCCTTGTTTATTAGATAGACTTGCACAGTTTGAAAATCATTTTGAACGCTGTATCATAGACAAAGCTTCATGGTACGATATGTATGTTGAATTTACTGAATTTGAGAAGTTACATCGTACTAGAACAACAAATAAAACAGAAAGATTTGAACGAGTCAAGTTCTTAAGCAACTATATTGCAGGGGATTTATAA
- a CDS encoding Abi family protein: MGNRTDKPKQTAQQLIAKMKNEKGISFKHTSESDAENYLANINNYLRTAAYRKNYQKHTKGINNGKYICLDFAYLQKLSTIDMHFRFIVSKMCLDIEHDLKVKMLKDIESDPSTDGYDIVKCFLAQNTYIIGKLEATSSSPFTSDLIHKYFTIQRIYNTAKQKKENKIVAYDDCPAWVLLEMLTFGDFIKFYEFYYSSRNFPKLSTPVINLVKSLRNGAAHNNCILTDLAHGTSRAPQEISQEISKIISINSNQRQKKLSCRPMLEFTCLLYVYKLVVSDKVRHHRIKELKYLFFNRMPEKKKFL, from the coding sequence ATGGGAAATAGAACCGACAAACCAAAACAAACAGCTCAGCAACTAATTGCAAAGATGAAAAACGAAAAAGGTATTAGTTTTAAACATACCTCTGAAAGCGATGCAGAAAACTACTTGGCAAATATTAATAATTATCTCCGAACAGCCGCATACCGAAAAAACTATCAAAAACATACAAAAGGTATCAATAACGGCAAATACATCTGTTTAGACTTTGCATATTTGCAAAAATTATCTACTATTGATATGCATTTTCGTTTTATTGTTTCAAAAATGTGCTTGGACATTGAGCACGACTTGAAAGTTAAAATGTTAAAAGACATTGAAAGCGATCCGTCTACAGACGGTTATGATATTGTAAAATGCTTTTTAGCTCAAAACACTTATATTATTGGAAAACTCGAAGCCACCAGTTCTTCCCCCTTTACAAGTGATTTGATTCATAAATATTTTACTATTCAACGCATATATAATACAGCAAAGCAGAAAAAGGAAAATAAAATTGTTGCATATGATGATTGTCCTGCATGGGTTTTGCTAGAGATGCTTACATTTGGAGACTTTATCAAATTTTATGAATTTTATTATTCTTCCAGAAATTTTCCGAAGTTATCTACACCTGTAATAAATTTGGTTAAAAGCCTTAGAAATGGAGCTGCACACAATAATTGTATTTTGACTGATTTGGCACACGGAACTTCAAGAGCTCCTCAAGAGATAAGCCAAGAAATTTCTAAAATTATCTCTATAAATTCAAATCAGCGACAGAAGAAATTGTCATGTAGACCTATGTTGGAATTTACTTGCCTACTTTATGTATACAAATTAGTAGTATCCGATAAGGTGAGGCATCATAGAATAAAAGAACTGAAATATTTGTTCTTCAATCGAATGCCAGAGAAAAAAAAGTTTCTTTAA
- a CDS encoding helix-turn-helix transcriptional regulator has translation MKYCRKQIGITQDKLAELTGIHPVSIRKYETNKMQPQPPQLEKIAAALGVSYNALNGSDTAGLRLETVGDLMGVLMVLCNSGILQISGERGEDKMLKDDTVSIHLNPILSSYLEIGYTNRGKAHTLALQDALLNIRSYKVFNDLLKWEKMNFIYQSALKSAGNNPHDATKAAIEEIVETKEKVELELQKSQILLDTSDEVKVKVNSDYFNN, from the coding sequence ATCAAATACTGCCGAAAGCAAATCGGCATCACGCAAGATAAACTGGCTGAACTGACCGGCATCCATCCGGTTTCTATCCGAAAATACGAAACCAATAAAATGCAGCCACAACCTCCTCAGTTAGAGAAAATTGCAGCTGCACTCGGTGTCAGTTATAATGCTTTGAATGGCAGTGACACTGCCGGACTTCGTCTGGAAACAGTCGGTGATCTGATGGGCGTACTTATGGTCCTTTGTAATTCCGGCATCCTCCAGATCAGCGGAGAGCGTGGAGAAGACAAGATGTTAAAGGACGATACTGTATCTATCCATCTGAATCCGATTCTTTCTTCTTATCTCGAAATCGGATATACCAACAGAGGGAAAGCACATACTCTGGCATTACAGGATGCTTTGTTGAATATCAGAAGTTACAAGGTATTCAATGACCTGTTAAAATGGGAAAAAATGAACTTTATCTACCAGAGTGCTTTGAAATCTGCTGGGAATAATCCGCATGATGCTACTAAGGCTGCGATTGAAGAAATTGTAGAGACAAAAGAAAAAGTGGAATTGGAATTACAGAAAAGTCAGATATTGCTTGATACTTCTGACGAGGTTAAAGTAAAAGTAAATTCAGACTACTTTAATAACTAA
- a CDS encoding HTH domain-containing protein — translation MEENNKIYITANELAEMLGVSVGHAYKLIRKLNQELEKEGFLVIAGKVPRRYFEKRWYGFSA, via the coding sequence ATGGAAGAAAACAACAAGATTTATATTACTGCAAATGAACTCGCAGAAATGCTGGGTGTTTCTGTAGGTCATGCTTATAAACTGATCCGTAAGCTGAATCAGGAACTGGAAAAAGAGGGATTTCTGGTGATTGCGGGCAAAGTTCCCAGACGCTATTTTGAAAAACGCTGGTATGGTTTCAGTGCATAG